Within Acidaminococcus timonensis, the genomic segment CTTCCGGAGAAGAAGAAGGATAGTAGGCAGCCAGGTACATCCGTTTGGTCTTGGCATCGAATTTCAGGATGCCTTTATCGGTTACGACCAGTTGCGGACCTACATCGCCGGGCAGACCCAGTCTTTCACGTCCGCCAGGGCCGTCGATCCAGCCCGGGCTGGTCACATAGTCGATCTTATTCATGAATCTGCGTTTTTCATGCTGCATCATGATGATGGTGTTGGAATAGGTGGCAATTCCGTTGGCACCGCCGGAACCGGTGAAACGGGTTTTCGGATGATGGTAGTCACCGATGGACGTGGAGTTCACGTTGCCGTACGGGTCGATCTGAGCACCGCCGATGAAAGCGATCAGGCGGTTGGCCTTGTGCAGGTATTCGTTGATTTCAAAGCCAACGAACCGGACGTTCGGCCAGATGCAGCCGCAGTGAGCCATGAACCGCAGATCACCTACGGAACGGGGCACTTCTACAGGGGAGCAGTCCATCAGACCACTTTCCACGATGATGTGGCAGTCAGGGGCATAGACTCTCTTTGCCACGCTGGCGCCGATCAGAGGCAGGCCGGTACCAACAGTTACGACCTGACCATTTTTGATCTGCTTGGCAATGGTCACAGCCTGCATTTCTTTATTGGTATAATTCGTGTAATCAGCCATTGTTATTTGTCCTCCTTCGTCATGTCGATATGATAGCCCAGACCAGGAACAACCTTCAGGTTGATCAGACGGGTAGCACCCAGTTTGTTCAGGTATTCGTCATGATCTTTCAGGTCAAACACCCATTCTTTGCAGAATGCATCGAAGTCTTCCTGGGTCTTGCTGACTACGTCATAGACTTTCAGGAACGGGTTATCGTAGTCATACAGGCCATAGCACTGAGAAGGATGAGCACCGTAAGGAGCCAGTACCACAGCATCTACGCACATGCCGGGAATATCGTTTTTCGTGGGATCTCTGCGGATTTCTTCATTGCTGACGATTTCTTCGCAGGTAACAATGGTGTATTTAGCAGCTTCGGCAATATCCACATCCTGGAATTTGCCGCCCCAGATGCGAACGGTGCCATCCGGAGAAGCCTGCTGCGCATGGATGATGGCCACATCGATCTGCGGAACCGGTACAGCCACGACTTTTTCACCCGGTTTGAAGGGGTTGTCGATGTATTTGAATTTGTCATCAGGCACTTTGTCCAGAGTCTTGCGGACTTCCTTGCTGATGCCCCATTCATCGGTCAGGCCGGAGCCCTGCATCAGGGTTACAGGCAGGAACGGCAGACCCAGAGCAGCTGCATGCCACATCATGTAGATGACATCCTGGGAGTAATCTTCCATGGTCAGCTTGCCAGCTTCAAACCATTTTCTGAACCGTCTGGAAACGTTGGTTACACCGGAATTGGCGGTATAGCAGTTGATGTAGGCCTTGACCCGGCCATTGCCGATCAGCATATCCCAGTCGCCGCCGGCGGCGCCGCCCAGACCTGTCAGATCGGTGATACCCTGTCTCAGGATTTCATATACAGCTGCGTAAGGTTTGCGGTCAGTCGTAAAGCCACCCAGAGCAATGTGATCACCGCTGTGCACGTACTTTGCGATTGCGTCTTTTAACGTCATTACTTTACTCAAAGCAAAAACCTCCTTAAGATCCAAACCAGTTTCTGTAACAACCGGAATCCTCCTCTAAGAAATAATCCATCCCCCTTTATGAGTATTTTTTACATTCGCATTCCGGTTGGACCGACTGTATTCAGTGTACGAGTTGATTATAACACAAATAATTTTTTTTTTAAATCTTTCTTGACGTCATTTGTTGATTTTTTTGTAAATATATAAGAATTCTAATAACTTCTTGCAAAATTGCGTTTTTTTTCAGTTCTTTTCTCTAATATTGTACATAAAAAATAAGGTGTTTCCAGGGAAACACCTTATTTATGGTTCCAAATCCATTGTCATTACGCCTGTCCCTGCCGTTTCAGCCATCGCTTCACAGCCTCTCCCAGTTCCACCGGGTCATTTTTCAGGGTACCGTCCTGGACCCTCTGGAGCAATACGGGCATAAGCACCTTCAGCTGGGGCGGACGGGCCCCCAGGGCCAGAGCATCCCGGCCGGAAAGATCCAGATCCGATGTATGGACAGGCATCAGATAGGCCATCTTCACCAGCCGCTTGCCATACATCTGTGCGTGGATCACATCATTCTTGTCCGCATTGGTGGCAGCCACATCGGCAATACACACTGCCGTCAGCTGCTTAAAGGCCTCCGCCATCTCCTTGTTCACCCGAAAATGGCCGCTGCGGGCCTCTTTCCGCAGCCAGTGCCACGTCTTATCGTCCTCCTGGGCGCTGATGAAGCCGAAATGCATGTGGTTTTTCACCAGCCAGGCCACCCGATCCACCATTTCCCGGGGCATCCGCAGCCGGGTCAGGATCTGCCGGGCCAGAGCAGCGCCCACCACCTCGTGACCATGGTCACTGGGCAGGCCTTCTCTGTTTACACCCCGGACCCCTTCCAGGCCCTTGGCCACATCATGGAGCAGCAGGGCCCAGCCCACTTCCAGGCTCCGGTCCCCTTTATCCAGTGCCACCGCCGTATGCTGCCAGCCATCATACCGGTGGAAATGGGGATTCTGTGGCAGCCCCACCAGGTGCTGCAATTCCGGCAGGATGGGAACTGCTTCGTACGTTCCCTGCTTCTTCACCCGGCAGCTTTCCGCCGCCAGGCCGCTGCGCACCATAAGATCCATGCCCTCTCCGGCCCAGGCCCCCATCAGCAGCTTGTTCAGCTCCGTGCGTACCCGCTCCAGAGAAAGCCC encodes:
- the gctB gene encoding glutaconate CoA-transferase subunit B produces the protein MADYTNYTNKEMQAVTIAKQIKNGQVVTVGTGLPLIGASVAKRVYAPDCHIIVESGLMDCSPVEVPRSVGDLRFMAHCGCIWPNVRFVGFEINEYLHKANRLIAFIGGAQIDPYGNVNSTSIGDYHHPKTRFTGSGGANGIATYSNTIIMMQHEKRRFMNKIDYVTSPGWIDGPGGRERLGLPGDVGPQLVVTDKGILKFDAKTKRMYLAAYYPSSSPEDVLENTGFDLDVSQAVELEPPDPAVIKLIREEIDPGQAFIKVPAPEAK
- the gctA gene encoding glutaconate CoA-transferase subunit A, encoding MSKVMTLKDAIAKYVHSGDHIALGGFTTDRKPYAAVYEILRQGITDLTGLGGAAGGDWDMLIGNGRVKAYINCYTANSGVTNVSRRFRKWFEAGKLTMEDYSQDVIYMMWHAAALGLPFLPVTLMQGSGLTDEWGISKEVRKTLDKVPDDKFKYIDNPFKPGEKVVAVPVPQIDVAIIHAQQASPDGTVRIWGGKFQDVDIAEAAKYTIVTCEEIVSNEEIRRDPTKNDIPGMCVDAVVLAPYGAHPSQCYGLYDYDNPFLKVYDVVSKTQEDFDAFCKEWVFDLKDHDEYLNKLGATRLINLKVVPGLGYHIDMTKEDK
- a CDS encoding CCA tRNA nucleotidyltransferase; translated protein: MELRIPSYVNRVLGVLLDAGYEAHVVGGAVRDLLLGRTPDDYDVVTNARPEEIKRVAAGAGIPVVSELGQNFGVVILRVERHGVEVAAYRNEAYGVEDSHRPAAVWYCETLEEDLARRDFTINALALGQDGRIIDCFHGLEDLHGRVLRTVGDADQRFREDALRMFRACRFIGQLGFTPDASILPAIRNNLERVRGLSLERVRTELNKLLMGAWAGEGMDLMVRSGLAAESCRVKKQGTYEAVPILPELQHLVGLPQNPHFHRYDGWQHTAVALDKGDRSLEVGWALLLHDVAKGLEGVRGVNREGLPSDHGHEVVGAALARQILTRLRMPREMVDRVAWLVKNHMHFGFISAQEDDKTWHWLRKEARSGHFRVNKEMAEAFKQLTAVCIADVAATNADKNDVIHAQMYGKRLVKMAYLMPVHTSDLDLSGRDALALGARPPQLKVLMPVLLQRVQDGTLKNDPVELGEAVKRWLKRQGQA